A stretch of Suncus etruscus isolate mSunEtr1 chromosome 9, mSunEtr1.pri.cur, whole genome shotgun sequence DNA encodes these proteins:
- the BRMS1 gene encoding breast cancer metastasis-suppressor 1 — MSLMAEVPSQMEASTHPAAETDGDSGTRPQFSGHGSPVPAQPLSKDPEEMEAEGDSPPEMHLNGEEEESEDGRSGSQTESESESSEMDEEDYERRRSECVHEMLDLEKQFSELKEKLFRERLSQLRLRLEEVGAERAPEYTEPLGGLQRSLKIRIQVAGIYKGFCLDVIRNKYECELQGARQHLESEKLLLYHALQGELQERIQRLEEDHQGLDLGSEWWDDRLNARGTAQSWDSLPPSKRKKAPLVSGPYIVYMLQEIDILEDWAAIKKARAAASPQKRKPDGP, encoded by the exons ATGAGCTTGATGGCAGAGGTGCCCAGTCAGATGGAAGCAAGCACGCACCCGGCTGCGGAGACTGATGGTGACTCGGGGACCAGGCCCCAGTTCAGCGGCCACGG gtccccggtgcctgcccaGCCCCTCAGCAAAGACCCGGAGGAGATGGAGGCCGAGGGCGACTCACCCCCCGAGATGCACTTGAacggggaggaggaagagagcgAGGACGGGCGCAGCGGCAGCCAGACAGAGTCCGAGTCGGAGAGCTCCG AAATGGACGAGGAGGACTATGAGCGCCGCCGCAGCGAGTGCGTCCACGAGATGCTGGACCTGGAGAAGCAGTTCTCGGAGCTCAAGGAGAA GCTGTTCCGAGAGCGGCTGAGTCAGCTGCGGCTGCGGCTGGAAGAGGTGGGGGCCGAGAGAGCGCCCGAGTACACGGAGCCCCTCGGGGGGCTGCAGCGGAGCCTCAAGATTCGCATCCAGGTGGCAG GCATCTACAAAGGCTTCTGCCTGGACGTGATCCGGAACAAGTACGAATGTGAGCTGCAAGGCGCCAGGCAGCATCTGGAG AGCGAGAAGCTGCTGCTGTACCATGCGCTGCAGGGGGAGCTGCAAGAGCGGATCCAGAGGCTGGAGGAGGATCACCAAGGCCTGGACCTGGGCTCGG AGTGGTGGGACGACAGACTGAACGCCAGAGGTACTGCTCAGTCCTGGGACTCTCTGCCGCCCAGCAAGAGGAAGAAGGCCCCGCTGGTGTCTG GCCCCTACATCGTGTACATGCTGCAGGAGATTGACATCCTGGAGGACTGGGCGGCCATCAAGAAG GCCAGAGCAGCTGCGTCTCCTCAGAAGAGGAAACCAGATG GGCCTTGA